The Sandaracinaceae bacterium genome contains a region encoding:
- a CDS encoding zinc-dependent metalloprotease: MTKTTAQHRAQRTMHRPPSTLHESRVTGPGSRFTGRGSRPSLALAWLVTLVALLVPACGRPGTINRVQPNFVDKGLFEGEWWMTQTAIDVGADVRGVTWSGDMGFADLGVDGGQSISLARIRWVIDEDTLFAFRAYELVDGSNTGGSDPDYRGQPIAAYRIESHFDIRREYNPVTGETLNVLVENSDDQRWYDQPYMRVDWSRNLVRSFYFASEQAIFGAYTPEDSGIDVQDGTAGLPRSYAAQFVTVGEDAGYRFADEWPEGNEDTVHYFSFVTLMNLTPGAACLNSTGTACGVLRVPYRTAFLRVPPEHEYASAAQAHPEFDRFGTFRLMQRTYARGGLPRETLGDFCAADADCGAGGFCDLEQQVCAGGLTPAYGETDFLTFYRPRHNLFRDPLTDQACVSDWQCDGRYPSAPGVPGSVCDRAAQRCSRPDFERETRRVTYHLNAGFPKHLVGAAFDVVGNWNEAMMRGRRASIGAELPDYAAATETCQTTDPTRYCFCGSAEERDGTCPGRYDPRVTPDAYTARGVQNPYRCHVENPEWTEPASPTSYDEYPLPEAYRYRFVGDECLLVLETNGCDWERRDTTVACEDVTDADGEPVAWQMLGDLRYQFFNYVNQVNTPFGGVAAPLADPTSGELIAANASFSAAGVESAATSAIELFPALRCAGTQGCEPGEEGAEERYLTGENLRGYFARLGRIMHPVSVASSAGDGFSVDDPSRPALSWPGLPVDALGAVQGAMADVAQRAERLRGVDGRTQVRSDRLRSLAGTRFENGVMGALGSGGVDALQRAFDLGTLSATGTTGPTDADQLDALDPDVLDAISPFRGNRPDVFAPDEARQRELERHHLCPVNAALLRSRYWEYWAEAFRGRPIAEASIRMQQLYTRMVQHHELGHSLGLRHNFGASFDRDHYGDGWFRVAFGDDTTSGDELLLPRYEDFDAPSNGGDGDGFVGPGEVEAYLAELRRVRNERAARGAHNHSTSSTMDYNGDTGDAQGLGRYDVAAAVWNYFDMVEGFVGDAAVTSSDSANGLRRSDITPRTWFQSYAGGDTCRVDRDCPASAEGGALGDQPITQRCVRNTREVPLQLPCGGATACVCSSFDADFQDYVDGAAYESDLDSDGEIDFTPVTYLFCPDERTNDISWCTRFDAGESFQEAIDHSRRSWLESYGPTYYRRFRTGGARAGGATGAIIDAAKIYQHLFFRLNFEPGFSSNRGPLGLQDQFYASVDAMNWFTELVNLPDVGSYALDTDTQTYARISAEPDAPGADFSLLPGQGFGVYSQYQDGYFGFFRVERAGVLVDKFVALQALALRDWGLSFDPDERYFINFFDLFPVEMTELFGGLVIDDPRWFAPRVSFSGGEPVVENMSWYRGTVLGDCSPPGGDALPCRASQELTYPTPPLEGTSNPLLRSWATILALAQFPVFFDTTFEQRLQIFRVGSGAGFTIPDVQQDDSTTCALGAAVPGSAHLVVDAGVPDGCDTPDDADYVIFDSRRLRVRYVAVKIRPRTAYNLEEEQLGFQLLRRAIEAQERVVALELMGPSAELTEARQALEAEESFLEYLIDLQGRYGISNTFF; the protein is encoded by the coding sequence GTGACGAAGACCACCGCCCAGCACAGAGCCCAGCGCACGATGCACCGTCCACCCAGCACGCTTCACGAGTCGCGCGTCACGGGGCCCGGTTCGCGGTTCACGGGTCGCGGGTCGCGCCCCTCGCTTGCGCTCGCGTGGCTCGTGACGTTGGTCGCGCTGCTGGTGCCGGCGTGCGGGCGTCCAGGCACGATCAACCGCGTGCAGCCCAACTTCGTGGACAAGGGGCTGTTCGAGGGCGAGTGGTGGATGACCCAGACCGCCATCGACGTGGGCGCCGACGTGCGCGGTGTGACGTGGTCGGGGGACATGGGCTTCGCGGACCTCGGCGTGGACGGCGGGCAGTCCATCTCGCTCGCGCGCATCCGCTGGGTGATCGACGAGGACACGCTGTTCGCGTTCCGCGCCTACGAGCTGGTGGACGGCAGCAACACGGGCGGCAGCGACCCGGACTACCGCGGGCAGCCCATCGCGGCCTACCGCATCGAGTCGCACTTCGACATCCGCCGCGAGTACAACCCAGTCACGGGCGAGACGCTCAACGTGTTGGTGGAGAACAGTGACGACCAGCGCTGGTACGACCAGCCGTACATGCGCGTGGACTGGTCGCGCAACCTGGTGCGCTCCTTCTACTTCGCGAGCGAGCAGGCCATCTTCGGCGCGTACACGCCGGAGGACTCGGGCATCGACGTGCAGGACGGCACGGCCGGGCTGCCGCGCAGCTACGCGGCGCAGTTCGTGACGGTGGGCGAGGACGCGGGCTACCGCTTCGCGGACGAGTGGCCCGAGGGCAACGAAGACACGGTCCACTACTTCAGCTTCGTCACGCTGATGAACCTGACCCCCGGCGCGGCCTGCCTGAACAGCACGGGGACCGCGTGTGGCGTGCTGCGCGTGCCGTACCGTACCGCGTTCCTGCGCGTGCCCCCCGAGCACGAGTACGCGAGCGCGGCCCAGGCGCACCCGGAGTTCGACCGCTTCGGTACGTTCCGGCTGATGCAGCGCACCTACGCGCGCGGCGGGCTCCCGCGCGAGACCCTGGGCGACTTCTGCGCGGCCGACGCGGACTGCGGCGCGGGGGGCTTCTGCGACCTCGAGCAGCAGGTGTGCGCGGGTGGCCTCACCCCGGCCTACGGCGAGACCGACTTCCTCACGTTCTACCGGCCGCGGCACAACCTGTTCCGCGACCCGCTGACCGACCAAGCGTGCGTGTCCGACTGGCAGTGCGACGGACGCTACCCGAGCGCCCCCGGCGTGCCCGGCAGCGTGTGCGACCGCGCGGCCCAGCGCTGCTCGCGCCCCGACTTCGAGCGCGAGACGCGGCGCGTGACCTACCACCTGAACGCGGGCTTCCCGAAGCACCTGGTGGGCGCCGCCTTCGACGTGGTGGGCAACTGGAACGAGGCCATGATGCGCGGGCGGCGCGCGTCCATCGGCGCGGAGCTGCCCGACTACGCGGCGGCGACCGAGACGTGTCAGACCACGGACCCCACGCGCTACTGCTTCTGCGGCTCGGCCGAGGAGCGCGACGGGACCTGCCCTGGCCGCTACGACCCGCGCGTCACGCCCGACGCGTACACGGCGCGCGGCGTGCAGAACCCCTACCGCTGCCACGTCGAGAACCCCGAGTGGACCGAGCCCGCGTCGCCCACCAGTTACGACGAGTACCCGCTGCCCGAGGCCTACCGCTACCGCTTCGTGGGCGACGAGTGCCTGCTGGTGCTCGAGACCAACGGCTGCGACTGGGAGCGCCGCGACACCACCGTGGCCTGCGAGGACGTGACCGACGCGGACGGCGAGCCCGTGGCCTGGCAGATGCTGGGCGACCTGCGTTACCAGTTCTTCAACTACGTGAACCAGGTGAACACGCCCTTCGGCGGCGTGGCCGCGCCCCTGGCCGACCCCACCAGCGGCGAGCTCATCGCCGCCAACGCGAGCTTCTCGGCGGCGGGCGTGGAGTCCGCGGCGACCAGCGCCATCGAGCTGTTCCCGGCGCTGCGCTGCGCGGGCACGCAAGGCTGCGAGCCCGGCGAGGAGGGGGCCGAGGAGCGCTACCTGACGGGCGAGAACCTGCGCGGCTACTTCGCGCGCCTGGGCCGCATCATGCACCCCGTGAGCGTGGCCAGCTCGGCCGGCGATGGGTTCTCGGTGGACGACCCGTCTCGACCCGCGCTCTCGTGGCCGGGCCTGCCGGTGGACGCGCTGGGCGCGGTGCAGGGGGCGATGGCGGACGTAGCGCAGCGGGCCGAGCGCCTGCGTGGCGTGGACGGTCGCACCCAGGTGCGCAGCGACCGGCTGCGCTCGCTGGCGGGCACGCGCTTCGAGAACGGCGTGATGGGCGCCCTCGGGAGCGGCGGTGTGGACGCGCTGCAGCGCGCCTTCGACCTGGGCACGCTCTCGGCCACGGGCACCACGGGTCCGACGGACGCAGACCAGCTCGACGCGCTGGACCCAGACGTGCTGGACGCCATCAGCCCCTTCCGCGGCAACCGCCCGGACGTGTTCGCGCCGGATGAAGCCCGTCAGCGCGAGCTCGAGCGGCACCACCTGTGCCCGGTGAACGCGGCGCTGCTGCGCTCGCGCTACTGGGAGTACTGGGCCGAGGCCTTCCGCGGGCGCCCCATCGCCGAGGCGTCCATCCGCATGCAGCAGCTGTACACGCGCATGGTGCAGCACCACGAGCTGGGGCATAGCCTCGGCCTGCGCCACAACTTCGGCGCCAGCTTCGACCGCGACCACTACGGCGACGGCTGGTTCCGCGTGGCCTTCGGCGACGACACGACCAGCGGCGACGAGCTGCTGCTGCCGCGCTACGAGGACTTCGACGCGCCCAGCAACGGCGGCGACGGCGACGGCTTCGTGGGTCCGGGCGAGGTGGAGGCCTACCTGGCCGAGCTGCGCCGGGTGCGGAACGAGCGCGCGGCCCGCGGCGCGCACAACCACAGCACCAGCTCCACCATGGACTACAACGGCGACACCGGCGACGCGCAGGGGCTCGGCCGCTACGACGTGGCCGCCGCCGTGTGGAACTACTTCGACATGGTGGAGGGCTTCGTCGGGGACGCGGCCGTCACGTCCAGCGACTCGGCCAACGGCCTGCGCCGCAGCGACATCACGCCGCGCACGTGGTTCCAGAGCTACGCGGGCGGCGACACGTGCCGCGTGGACCGCGACTGCCCCGCCTCCGCCGAGGGTGGCGCGCTCGGGGACCAGCCCATCACGCAGCGCTGCGTGCGCAACACGCGCGAGGTCCCGCTGCAGCTCCCGTGTGGGGGCGCGACGGCCTGCGTGTGCTCCAGCTTCGACGCGGACTTCCAGGACTACGTGGACGGCGCCGCCTACGAGTCCGACCTCGACAGCGACGGCGAGATCGACTTCACGCCCGTGACATACCTCTTCTGCCCGGACGAGCGCACCAACGACATCAGCTGGTGCACGCGCTTCGACGCCGGTGAGTCCTTCCAGGAGGCCATCGACCACTCCCGGCGCAGCTGGCTCGAGAGCTACGGCCCCACCTACTACCGCCGCTTCCGCACGGGCGGCGCGCGCGCGGGCGGGGCCACGGGCGCCATCATCGACGCGGCCAAGATCTACCAGCACCTGTTCTTCCGCCTGAACTTCGAGCCGGGCTTCTCGAGCAACCGCGGACCGCTCGGGCTGCAGGACCAGTTCTACGCCTCGGTGGACGCCATGAACTGGTTCACGGAGCTGGTGAACCTGCCCGACGTGGGCAGCTACGCGCTCGACACGGACACGCAGACCTACGCGCGCATCAGCGCCGAGCCCGACGCGCCCGGGGCCGACTTCAGCCTGCTGCCGGGCCAGGGCTTCGGCGTGTACTCGCAGTACCAGGACGGCTACTTCGGCTTCTTCCGCGTGGAGCGCGCGGGCGTGCTGGTGGACAAGTTCGTCGCGCTGCAGGCGCTGGCGCTGCGCGACTGGGGGCTCAGCTTCGACCCGGACGAGCGCTACTTCATCAACTTCTTCGACCTCTTCCCGGTGGAGATGACCGAACTCTTCGGCGGCTTGGTGATCGACGACCCGCGCTGGTTCGCGCCGCGAGTGAGCTTCAGTGGGGGCGAGCCCGTGGTGGAGAACATGAGCTGGTACCGCGGCACCGTGCTCGGCGACTGCAGCCCCCCGGGCGGTGACGCCTTGCCCTGCCGCGCCAGCCAGGAGCTGACGTACCCCACGCCGCCGCTCGAGGGCACCAGCAACCCGCTCCTGCGCAGCTGGGCCACCATCTTGGCGCTGGCGCAGTTCCCCGTGTTCTTCGACACCACCTTCGAGCAGCGCCTGCAGATCTTCCGCGTGGGCAGCGGCGCCGGCTTCACCATCCCGGACGTGCAGCAGGACGACAGCACCACCTGCGCGCTGGGCGCCGCGGTGCCCGGCTCGGCGCACCTGGTGGTGGACGCGGGCGTGCCGGACGGCTGCGACACCCCCGACGACGCGGACTACGTCATCTTCGACTCGCGCCGCCTGCGCGTGCGCTACGTGGCCGTGAAGATCCGCCCGCGCACGGCCTACAATCTGGAAGAAGAGCAGCTGGGCTTCCAGCTGCTGCGCCGCGCGATCGAAGCGCAGGAGCGTGTGGTAGCGTTGGAGCTCATGGGCCCCAGCGCCGAACTCACGGAGGCGCGTCAGGCGCTCGAGGCAGAGGAGAGCTTCCTCGAGTACCTGATCGATCTCCAGGGCCGCTACGGCATCAGCAACACCTTCTTCTGA
- a CDS encoding FAD-binding oxidoreductase: protein MSSETLRSDFLKAVRRDLPGALQEADGRAVILPANRDQVALAMALAYQNRQALSVPGQAPGAAREGAIPLDLSRMADVIKFDEPSRIAHVQAGMRVHALEDELRRRGLSLGAHSSARDYGVGEWLALGAPGARDNADDPVEQVVAGLELVLPDGRPVNIRPAPRRAVGPDLVSALIGARGRLGVIVGAHVVARLRVESTPVGYLFPTREGAEQALAWIRGKGVRPIRAYVEDAPEGSALRLKLATGDGVAEAFREVARQTATGLGGVLIDAKLELPKARAPQGAPASAVVAELAARLDPRGVLG from the coding sequence ATGAGCAGCGAGACCCTGCGCAGCGACTTCCTCAAGGCCGTGCGGCGCGACCTGCCCGGCGCGCTCCAAGAGGCCGACGGCCGGGCCGTGATCCTGCCCGCCAACCGCGACCAGGTGGCTCTGGCCATGGCGCTGGCCTACCAGAACCGCCAGGCGCTGTCCGTGCCCGGGCAGGCCCCAGGAGCCGCGCGCGAGGGGGCCATCCCGCTCGACCTGAGCCGCATGGCCGACGTGATCAAGTTCGACGAGCCCAGCCGGATTGCCCACGTGCAGGCCGGCATGCGCGTGCACGCGCTCGAGGACGAGCTGCGCCGACGCGGGCTGTCGCTGGGGGCGCACTCCTCGGCGCGCGACTACGGCGTGGGCGAGTGGCTGGCCCTGGGCGCCCCGGGCGCGCGCGACAACGCGGACGACCCGGTGGAGCAGGTGGTGGCCGGCCTCGAGCTGGTGCTGCCCGACGGTCGCCCCGTGAACATCCGCCCGGCGCCGCGGCGCGCGGTGGGGCCCGACCTGGTCAGCGCGCTGATCGGCGCGCGCGGCCGGCTGGGGGTCATCGTGGGCGCGCACGTGGTGGCGCGCCTGCGGGTGGAGAGCACGCCGGTGGGCTACCTCTTCCCCACGCGCGAAGGGGCCGAGCAGGCGCTGGCCTGGATCCGCGGCAAGGGCGTGCGCCCCATCCGCGCCTATGTGGAGGACGCGCCCGAGGGCTCGGCCCTGCGCTTGAAGCTGGCCACCGGCGACGGCGTGGCCGAGGCCTTCCGCGAGGTGGCGCGCCAGACGGCCACCGGGCTGGGCGGTGTGCTGATCGACGCCAAGCTGGAGCTGCCCAAGGCGCGCGCGCCGCAGGGGGCGCCCGCGTCGGCGGTGGTGGCGGAGCTGGCGGCGCGGCTCGACCCGCGCGGGGTCCTGGGCTGA
- a CDS encoding FAD-binding oxidoreductase, producing MAYARDLWPRHQIATRAGVAAVAPPAVVVWPSTTEELAAVIQYAAARQIPVVPYGAGSGVCGGVLPTTDTVLIDMKQMRALQHVDRERLMCDAQAGMIGQHLEDDLNAAGFTLGHFPSSIYCSTLGGWIAGRSAGQCSGRYGKIEDMVLGMTVVDGTGRVLRAERGGENHALLPLFIGSEGILGVVTDARLRIAPAPTASSRRFASYLMPNTEMGLDAIRRIYQAGLRPAVARLYDPFDSMIARRGGLRTEHKAAPKPKRTEAKPGLGLRALVQALRAPGVLNELIERVPDKAMGGAKLVLVWECDPIIADAELRAAKAICARYDAQDTGEGPAKHWLSHRHSVSYRQSPMFTAGAFLDTMEVAATWSRLLPMYHAVREALSPHVFVMAHFSHAYPDGASIYFTFAGSARDDQACEVAYDRAWKAALKAVVGAGGTLSHHHGVGRSKAPAMRSEQGNAIDVVRELKRQLDPRGIFNRGALIPDLDEHTPMAPVAEAE from the coding sequence GTGGCCTACGCCCGCGACCTCTGGCCGCGGCACCAGATAGCGACCCGCGCGGGCGTCGCCGCGGTGGCCCCGCCCGCCGTCGTGGTGTGGCCCAGCACCACGGAGGAGCTGGCCGCGGTCATCCAGTACGCGGCGGCGCGGCAGATCCCGGTGGTGCCCTATGGCGCAGGCAGCGGCGTGTGCGGGGGCGTGCTGCCCACCACGGACACGGTGCTCATCGACATGAAGCAGATGCGCGCGCTGCAGCACGTGGACCGCGAGCGGCTCATGTGTGATGCGCAGGCGGGGATGATCGGGCAGCACCTCGAGGACGACCTGAACGCGGCGGGGTTCACGCTGGGGCACTTCCCCAGCAGCATCTACTGCAGCACGCTGGGCGGGTGGATCGCGGGGCGCTCGGCCGGGCAGTGCTCGGGGCGCTACGGCAAGATCGAGGACATGGTGCTGGGCATGACCGTGGTGGACGGCACGGGCCGGGTGCTGCGGGCCGAGCGGGGCGGCGAGAACCACGCGCTCCTGCCGCTGTTCATCGGCAGCGAGGGCATCCTGGGCGTGGTCACCGACGCGCGCCTGCGCATCGCCCCCGCGCCCACGGCCAGCAGCCGGCGCTTCGCGAGCTACCTCATGCCCAACACCGAGATGGGCCTGGACGCCATCCGGCGCATCTACCAGGCGGGCCTGCGCCCGGCCGTGGCGCGCCTGTACGACCCGTTCGACTCCATGATCGCCCGCCGCGGCGGCCTGCGCACCGAGCACAAGGCCGCGCCCAAGCCCAAGCGCACGGAGGCCAAGCCGGGCCTGGGGCTGCGCGCCCTGGTGCAGGCCCTGCGCGCCCCCGGCGTGCTGAACGAGCTGATCGAGCGCGTGCCCGACAAGGCCATGGGCGGCGCCAAGCTGGTGCTCGTGTGGGAGTGCGACCCCATCATCGCAGACGCGGAGCTGCGCGCGGCCAAGGCCATCTGCGCCCGCTACGACGCGCAGGACACGGGCGAGGGCCCGGCCAAGCACTGGCTGTCCCACCGACACAGCGTCAGCTACCGGCAGTCGCCCATGTTCACGGCGGGCGCGTTCTTGGACACCATGGAGGTGGCCGCCACCTGGTCGCGCTTGCTACCCATGTACCACGCGGTGCGCGAGGCCCTCTCGCCCCACGTCTTCGTCATGGCGCACTTCAGCCACGCCTACCCGGACGGCGCGTCCATCTACTTCACCTTCGCGGGCTCGGCGCGCGACGACCAGGCCTGCGAGGTGGCCTACGACCGCGCCTGGAAGGCGGCGCTCAAGGCCGTGGTGGGCGCGGGCGGCACGCTCAGCCACCATCACGGCGTGGGGCGCAGCAAGGCCCCGGCCATGCGCAGCGAGCAGGGCAACGCCATTGACGTGGTGCGCGAGCTCAAGCGGCAGCTGGACCCGCGCGGCATCTTCAACCGCGGCGCGCTCATCCCCGACCTGGACGAGCACACCCCGATGGCCCCTGTCGCGGAGGCCGAGTGA
- a CDS encoding SMI1/KNR4 family protein: protein MSLMTIDQALDLTDRLFAQTVEWAGYTDAEIKQASDALGVSLPLELRQLYAHQGRCDVHRAHLKIRHPSKIELDGAFAVFYDDPASGASWAVSVADDARPCPVYCRIDGAGYEIEFSSVGEFLLFACVWQACEGAMPFSATVIDGVGREWAEHEVAKVVASCDDLGIVKVVVGEPGTLWVGRGVFLLHESFGRFSTGTTLLGAFERVLAALPDVVWDFVSTRDGFP from the coding sequence ATGTCCTTGATGACCATAGATCAAGCACTGGATCTGACCGACAGGCTGTTTGCTCAGACCGTTGAGTGGGCCGGATACACCGACGCAGAGATCAAACAAGCCAGTGATGCTCTCGGGGTATCGCTTCCCTTGGAGCTGAGGCAACTCTATGCGCATCAAGGGCGCTGCGATGTTCACCGAGCGCATCTGAAGATTAGACATCCATCAAAGATCGAATTGGACGGCGCGTTCGCAGTCTTCTACGACGACCCTGCGAGCGGTGCTTCATGGGCGGTGAGCGTAGCGGATGATGCCCGGCCCTGTCCCGTGTACTGTCGCATCGATGGAGCAGGGTACGAGATCGAGTTCTCGAGTGTCGGAGAGTTCCTGTTGTTTGCATGCGTATGGCAAGCGTGCGAAGGAGCGATGCCGTTCTCCGCGACGGTCATCGACGGTGTTGGCCGAGAATGGGCGGAACATGAAGTCGCGAAAGTCGTTGCAAGTTGCGACGACCTTGGAATCGTGAAAGTTGTCGTCGGCGAGCCGGGTACGCTCTGGGTCGGGCGCGGAGTGTTCTTGCTGCACGAAAGCTTTGGTCGCTTTTCGACCGGCACCACTTTGTTGGGCGCGTTCGAACGGGTGCTGGCCGCACTTCCCGACGTTGTTTGGGACTTCGTCAGCACGCGCGATGGGTTCCCGTAG
- a CDS encoding DUF1016 domain-containing protein: MTDSLVSPSVALVEELRSLIEGARGRVAITVNSELVMLYWEVGARLRAEVYGDGSATYGDEVVAQVARALTADFGRGFGPRSLYRMMRFAEVYPDLEIVTALRSQLSWTHFRELIAIDDPAKRQFYAELCRVERWSTRTLKNKVDGMLFERTAIAKRPAAVVAETLDALRDEDRMTPDLVFRDPYVLDFLGLPTDFSEAELEQAILRELEAFLLELGQGFSFIARQKRMAIGADDFYLDLLFFHRPLRALVAIELKLGRFDARDKGQMELYLRWLDKHERQPGENSPLGLILCADKNEEQIELLELTDGSVRVASYLTELPPRKLLERKLLESIEHARTRAFAGAGAQGGTATALEGGNDS, from the coding sequence ATGACCGATTCTCTCGTGTCCCCCTCCGTAGCTCTCGTCGAGGAGCTCCGTTCCCTCATCGAGGGCGCACGTGGGCGTGTGGCCATCACGGTGAACAGCGAGCTGGTGATGCTCTACTGGGAGGTGGGCGCTCGGCTCCGCGCGGAGGTGTACGGAGACGGCTCCGCCACGTATGGCGACGAGGTCGTGGCTCAGGTGGCGCGGGCCCTCACGGCTGACTTCGGGCGGGGCTTCGGGCCGCGGAGCCTCTACCGGATGATGCGATTCGCCGAGGTCTATCCGGATCTGGAGATTGTGACCGCACTGCGGTCACAATTGAGCTGGACTCACTTCCGCGAGCTCATCGCGATCGACGATCCCGCGAAGCGGCAGTTCTATGCAGAGCTCTGCCGGGTGGAGCGCTGGAGCACCCGAACGCTGAAGAACAAGGTGGATGGGATGCTCTTCGAGCGGACCGCGATCGCGAAGCGCCCGGCTGCGGTCGTGGCGGAGACCCTCGACGCCCTCCGCGACGAGGACCGGATGACTCCCGACCTGGTCTTTCGGGACCCCTATGTCCTCGACTTCCTCGGACTGCCCACCGACTTCAGCGAGGCCGAGCTGGAGCAGGCCATCCTCCGCGAGCTTGAAGCGTTCTTGCTCGAGCTCGGCCAGGGCTTCAGCTTCATCGCGCGGCAGAAGCGGATGGCGATCGGCGCGGACGACTTCTACCTCGACCTCCTCTTCTTCCACCGCCCCCTACGGGCGCTGGTCGCAATCGAGCTCAAGCTCGGCCGTTTCGACGCACGCGACAAGGGACAGATGGAGCTCTACCTGCGGTGGCTCGACAAACATGAGCGCCAGCCGGGGGAGAATTCCCCGTTGGGCCTGATCCTCTGCGCCGACAAGAACGAGGAACAGATCGAGCTCCTCGAGCTCACGGACGGCTCGGTGCGCGTCGCATCCTATCTGACCGAGCTGCCCCCTCGTAAACTGCTCGAACGCAAGCTCCTCGAGAGCATCGAGCACGCCCGAACCCGGGCCTTCGCTGGAGCCGGCGCTCAGGGTGGGACAGCGACGGCTCTGGAGGGCGGCAATGATTCGTAG
- a CDS encoding helix-turn-helix transcriptional regulator: MRLAENRANLIETGLGAAHLERALDPLRSFQLQLEEEIESYGRLQRGDVGELLNLHGLGHMLVALRVARGLTQRELASRLGVHESQVSRDERNQYHGVTVERASRVLDAMGVQLLSSFEQPILPGRTPETEGVQATE, encoded by the coding sequence ATGCGACTCGCAGAGAATCGCGCCAATCTCATCGAGACCGGCCTCGGAGCCGCACACCTCGAGCGTGCACTCGATCCGCTCCGGTCGTTTCAACTCCAACTCGAGGAAGAGATCGAGAGCTACGGGCGCTTGCAGCGCGGGGACGTCGGCGAGCTGCTCAATCTCCACGGGCTCGGGCACATGCTCGTCGCGCTGCGCGTCGCGCGCGGGCTGACCCAACGGGAGCTCGCGTCGCGGCTCGGTGTGCATGAGTCGCAGGTCTCACGGGATGAGCGCAACCAGTACCACGGCGTCACGGTCGAGCGCGCAAGCCGCGTCCTGGACGCGATGGGGGTCCAGTTGTTGAGCTCGTTCGAGCAACCGATCCTGCCCGGCAGAACTCCCGAGACAGAGGGGGTCCAGGCCACGGAGTAG
- a CDS encoding dihydrofolate reductase has product MARIVGYIAASLDGFIADPQESLDWLTSAEADLGEHHYDLFIQRIRTVVMGRTTYDWMVKSGMPWPYAAQRSIVVTSRPITDAPADIQTRTDVDALVTELRALGDGDVWMLGGGQLQMAFLERGAVDELEVFIASAMLGGGYPLFPPTGFRATPTLLSAKSLGPGMARLHYRWAT; this is encoded by the coding sequence ATGGCACGGATCGTCGGATACATCGCAGCGAGCCTGGACGGCTTCATCGCGGACCCCCAGGAGTCGCTGGACTGGCTCACCTCCGCCGAGGCGGACCTCGGCGAGCACCACTACGACCTCTTCATTCAGCGCATTCGCACGGTGGTCATGGGCCGCACCACGTACGACTGGATGGTCAAGTCCGGCATGCCGTGGCCCTACGCGGCGCAGCGCAGCATCGTCGTCACGTCGCGCCCGATCACGGACGCGCCCGCGGACATCCAGACCCGCACCGACGTGGACGCCCTCGTGACCGAGCTGCGCGCGCTGGGCGACGGCGACGTGTGGATGCTCGGCGGCGGCCAGCTGCAGATGGCGTTCCTCGAGCGCGGCGCCGTGGACGAGCTGGAGGTGTTCATCGCGTCGGCCATGCTCGGGGGTGGGTACCCGTTGTTCCCGCCCACGGGGTTCCGTGCGACGCCCACGCTGCTCTCCGCCAAGTCGCTCGGGCCCGGGATGGCACGGCTGCACTACCGTTGGGCAACATGA